ccagcgccgccagccattcagtgcaataacagcgatgctcaggcttggtgacacagccagtgccccagcaggcagggcgagggcctgtccaaggagcaacaggcacaatctgcagcaagggaggttgaggctggagatgaggaaacactttctaattctcagggctgtgaagctctggacccggctccaggggaggttgtgggatccccgtcactggaggtttgtaagaacaggctggacaaatcCCTGCCTGGGATAGTCTAGTCCCTGACCTAGCGTgaggggctggactaggtgacctctcgaggtcccttccagccctgcattgctctggttctaggttacagcagttcctggggctgggccctgggggctctaagcctggtgagtggcacgtgacagagttaacactgttagtgaccatggcagctggcagctcggggtccctgccaggggcctgggctggcatgtggctgcctgtacctggctcagcagggtgttactgggccatgtggacaggacctagggttggcacctgtccatagggttgccaggtgtctgtttttttattgggacgcctggtcgaaaagggaccccagcggctccggttggcaccaccgactgggacattaaaagtctgCTCAGTGGCGCAGCGGGGGCCCGGGACTAAGGCAGGCCCCCTGCCTCCCTCGGTccgggcagctcctggaagtggccaccaaTTTACTTCCCcggagtttgaaacttttctagcagaacaTAACCAAGTGTCAGCCATGGTCAAGCCTCCCTTTGAATACAggttggctctgggggtggggggaaatgtatcAAGAGGGCTGGTCCTTTTAGGGGACTCAGGGACCAGACTACCTGTGACAGGCTCCTGTAAGGGAGAATGAGACAACCCAGACCAACCTGGCAGTAATTAAATCCCTAGGTGGCTACTTTGCAGCGAAACAGCTAATGAGGCTGATAAAGGGTAACCAGGGCTCAGCTGAAGGGATCCTAGGGAGAGGAAGCTGCTGAGGTGAGGAGCTCCCAGGAGAGCTCACCAGAGCAAGGGGCCTGGAAGGGGCTCCTAGAGCAgtgctccccaaactgtgggtcgtgaccCCCTAGAAggtgtggaggaacatttggggggctTGACAGGGCCTGGACCAGCCCCCATGGGTGGCGGGAAGGGAACgtcacccagctctgctctgcccccagctccactgcagccccaccctcagccccagctgcatcTCCGGCCCGGACTTCAGCCACCCactcccggccctgctccaggctgagaacccagctgcagccgcagccCCAAACATGGTTCCGCCCCCGGCCGAagcccccagctcctggccccaaaTGCGGGTCcactcccagccatggcccccagcttctggccccaactggagccccgttcctggcccagatcctgacagcagctcccagggtgggGGCGCAAACCAGGTAAGGGAGGActtgatcaaaaaagtttggggaccactgtcctaggcagaggagctcccctaagggggaggagctgccagagatgacaatgacagcagcagctgtagcAGGACAGAATCCTGGAGAGTTGCCCCCGGCTGGAGAAAGTGGATGCAGAGAATAAAGGCACAGTCTGAAATGACCCAGCTCCAGGAAGTGGGGCTGGAGTCATCTGATTACACCATGGACACTAATCCAAGCCCAATTCTGGGAAGGACTGAGGGCTCCTGACTTGAGGACAGTGAGGAGCTGCagtgagagctggaggctggagcagagtgagggAAAAGATTTTATTTCGGGGTTTACTTGGACTCAGAGCAGACCCCAGGAGGGGACTTTTCTCTCAGACCTTTTGGACTGTGAGGTGTAATTTAAGGAGTGCTGaagagggtaaactgaggcaagatGCTTGCCAAGATACCCTGAAATGGCTGAGGCTGGTATCAATAACAACACTCACTGCCCAGCCCCTAGAGGTCTGCATGACAGTGCAGGGCCTTCCCCATTGCACACGGAGACCCTGGGGCTCAGGGAGCCCTGGTtactctgccccacacatttACCCAGAGACTCCCCTGAGCTGCCGGACCTGGGTCCCTGGGGTCAGAGTGCAGGCAGTTGAGTGGCACTGACcggccagggctgctgggggggtggaAGAAAGGGTTAATCTCAGCGTGGTGGCACTTTGCTGCCTGGCCCTGGCAGGTCTCTGCCCTCTGGGTGCAGCTCAGGGCGGGTGTCTctgagcaggtccctgcccactcacccgccatttgccccagacacagagaacccaggtgccgagggaaggagcagccccagcagcgccGCATTGGCCCTGGCACAGGCTGAGCCTGGGAgcacagcagcagaggcagcagcagagagaggggctcagccATTGGCAGCAGCGTCCCCACCCACAGGGGAGGGGTCAGCGCTGGGGCAATAGGTcgggctgggtcaggggctgggagctctggcagcgAGCGCGGTGCCAGCACCAACAGCCCTGCTGGAGACCCTGGGCCTggccagcctggagcagccagcgaGTGACTCAGGGTGTGGGACCCTGCCCAGGAAGGGGCTTCTGGGGGGCTGACaggaggctccccaggggctggtgATCCCCTAGAACGAGGCACTGAGGTGACTGGCTCAGGGTCCCGACAGGCTCAGGGGCCAGGGGTGTGGaatggcccagagcccagccgggtTCAGGGCCCAGTggacacagactgtgctgggctgggagcagtgaaatgggaggggagcagggacgtgctggctccagccaggcacagagaggaagctgcttcccccacagcctggggttcctgctccccagagccctgagATCCTGGCCCTGCAGCCGGCACCGACTGCGCAGCCTCCATCGGCCgggacagacacacccagcttGGCCCCTTCGACTgtcccctgctgggggtgggtgggaggagaggagtgggggatgggggtagGAGGAATGAGCCAGTTCAACAATCACAGACCGAGCTCACtgaaccttcccaccctcctctcctctgccttaGCTTCTTCTCTGTCCCTCCTCGCTGTCAGGTTTCTGCCTTTGCCCCCCGGTCTCCGCGCTGGGGTTGTGGGAGGGGTTTGGATGGGGGCAGCTCACACTCAGCTGTTGTGACAGGGTCACACTCTTGTGAGTGAGTCTTACTCACTGAGCAGCAAACCACTGACCCAACCTCACActgggctgtgctcagagcagacgAGGGGCCCGTAGGATTCATCTTGTTACCCAGTAACACACGGCCCAGGTCAGACCACAGCAGCCAGactggcccctcctgcagctcagaAAGCTGGGCCAGCCTTGGCtaatgggggctggggcagcgctGAGTGCTGGCCACACAACGCAGCCCTCACGTGTCCcaggagagaggcacagacaCGTCATCCATTACccgtctgtgcagctcccagcacaatgggccCAGTCCAGGCCTCACAGCACCTGGCTCAGTGACACCCAGTAACTCAGCCATGGAGGGGTCAGGATGTCAGAGTGACGGGGCCTGGTCAGACACCTGGGCAAGTACCAGCAGGTGGCTGTAAGTAGCAGGCAAACTGCCCAGCACTGAGTGCATCAGCCTCCAGCTATCACAGCTCTAAGCCTGTCAGCTGGGCGCAAGCGTGTCCTGGGGTcccaggctctgtccagagcCCCAGCACAACACAGCTGAATGTCCCAGTAGAATCCACTCACCTCTGAATCTCTTCAGCGCTTTCCTCATGTCAAGGGAAATTTTATACATGTTCCTCAGGCCAATAGAAACAGCTTTTGGTTTCTGGAGTTTCACATTCTCACTCCTATAAAGAAAATGTCCCATCATCACTCAGCTGCTCTGTACACACATCATCCCAGAACCACCACCAAGCATATAAGAGCAATGAACataggaaacacacctgctcaatgtgcttttcacatcctgaaaggaaaaaagagaatCAATGTTCTGTATTAACACAATGTGCATAAAACTGTGAGAGTTTCACTCTGGGCATCAAACTTTCATCTAGAAAATAGATCAACCCTCCCAGGCTTCACTGTTTTGTGGTAAAATCTCGTACACTATTTTGCATTAACACTTGTTTCATTTATGTAGGTGAGACAGGAATTTAGCTAAAGGATTCTCCCTTCTAGGGACCCAACCCATCAGTATCTGTGTTTATCGCCTGTGTTGGGTCCAGTGttctggagtcagagcagggatgggttcagctcagtatcattcttgtatcatcCATTTAAACTCCCATGGCCTCACTGGGTCTCCATGAGGAAAATTCTCCTCTAACATGAACTGGGATATTTTGGAACTGATGGAGCCCTTAGCCGGATGTTCTGTTTATCAGTAAACCACAGAACACATTTACTCTAATTGTTGGGATCCAGACCCAGGgatctgagttctaattctggataggtggagaattttgatgccgtctcacctttagcagctccacaactggttgctgacacTTCTCCTCTAGCTCTGTGATaagctgctgcagagaggagctttgctgggagagtttggttacattttcctgtagtctctgcagagtctccctctcctcctcctccaggctctgcagaagcagctgctcctcctctctcagcagtgtgtgcAGTTTGTTAAATTCACCTGCAATCATCTCTCTCTTATTCATCACTGTCCTCTGGAGATAGAAGAataggaaaggcacagagaaaacaTGAGTTACGCAGATGTTGAGTtacacagactgggcctctgtccaTGAAGCAGGGAATGTTAAATCACTATCAGGTTTGTAAGGATATTTACTTCTTTGAGAAACGTACCACAAAGGGTTTGTTTAAGTTCAATATTAATAAGGCCAGTTTGGTAGCAGGGTTGTCTAGGGTGCTTTGTAAAGCTGCAGTATGTTCTTGCAGGTGGCATGGGATGGACACAAGGGAGTGGGGCTCACATGGGTGTTGGGAACCCAGGGTATTGTCAGAGCTGGCTTTGGCCTcacccagcctgcctgagcacccCATGTCTATGTGTCCAGTGACCAGCTAGTGTCTTCCTCACACACCCCACACTCTCTGTGGGGATTTCACTGTGAAAGGCAGGTGAACTGGCACAGACATTGTGTCCCATGGGTTCATCACCTGGCTAAGACAAGCACAGGTAAAGTCACAGTAACAGCAGCAGGTGACTGGGATGAGGTGGccacatgatggcagcagaggCTATGAAGTGGCCAAGCTCTGCCTGGCTTTACACTAACCCGCCCCTGGCTCTGCTGACTCAgggggtgtccacactgcaatggagGAGTGAAGGCAGCAGGTGACGACACACTCCAGCTGGCTTGGGTCCTAGTaccagtgaagccacagcagcaggggctgtacaagcccacccagccccctgggtAATGACTCTGGCTGCTAGCTCACAGCTACCTGTTGGTGCCTTTTAGATGCACCCTTGGGACAGACTTtgcaaagagctcagcacccataACTGGGTTTGatgttcagaagagctcagctcccagcccagccccagcgcaGCCGGCTGAGTGACTCTGAATCTCACCCATGGGGTaaatcctccccccagctcccagctctaGTGTCCggcccaggcactgggcagatgcactgcagggactgtgggggaggagatggaggaggatgGAGAAGGAACAATCCTTGTGTCCTCCAGGCTGCAGACACACTGTGGAGCTATTTCATGGAGGCCCCTGAatcccactggctgcagcagcCTCTACACCACCCCCACCTGCAGGAGGGAAACAGGGTCCGTGTCATAGTGAAAACACTGCGCCCACTATTGAGAATTTGCCCCTATCAGAGAGCACTGGGGTGAGTTTGCACCACCTCACTATGCCCAGGAACTGCCCCTCCTCTGCCGCATACAGGAGCTGCTGTGCTGAGACCCCCACCAGAGACACAGCCTGATCCTTCTGGCACCAAGCCTCTGTCACGGGGCAAGCAACCAGAGCAGGTTCATACCCTCATCCTGGAGCTTCACAGCTCCTTCATCCCTGGGAGCGTTGCAGGGGGAAGGCCTCAGGGAGAGATAAACCCGGACACCCACCTGCCACTCCGtggttttctccttctctttagaCGTCAGCGCTAGGGCTTCCTCTagctccttcctcagagggcccagggctccctggagtTTCTCCTGCAGGGAAATTGCGTGCAATGAACAGCCATTAGTCTGCCTGTCTGAAGGGTggagagtatcatagaatcatagggttggaagggacctcagcaggtcatctagtccaaccccctgctcaaagcaggaccaatccccaactaaatcatcccagccagggctttgtcaagcctgaccttaaaaatctctaaggaaggagattacactacctccccaggtaacccattccagtgcttcaccacccttcaagtgaattttttttccctaatatccaacctaaacctcccccagtgcaacctgagaccattactccttgttctgtcatctgataccactgagaacaatctagatccatcctctttggaaccccctttcaggtaactgaaagcagctatcaaatcccccctcattcttctcttctgcagactaaataatcccagttccctcagcctctcctcataagtcatgtgctccagccctctaatcatttttgttgacctccgctggattctttccagtttttccacatccttcttgtagtgtggggcccaaaactggacacagttctcctgATGAGGCCTCAACAatatcaaatagaggggaatgatcacatccctcgatctgctggcaatgctcctacttatacagcccaaaatgtcgttagccttcttggcaacaagggcacactgttgactcatatctagcttctcatccaccgtaacccctaggtccttttctgcagaacttcctagccatttggtccctagtctgtagcagtgaatgggattcctacatcctcagtgcaggactctgcacttgtccttgttgaacctcatcaagtttcttttggcccagtcatCTAATTTGTCTACGTCTCTCTgtaacctatccctaccctccagcgtatctaccactcctcccagtttagtgtcatccgcaaacttgcggAGGGTGCAGgccacaccatcctctagatcattaatgaagatactgaacaaaaccagccccaggaccgacccttggtgcactccgcttgataccagctgtgagctagacatggagccattgatcactacccgttgagcctgacaatctagccagctttctatccaccttacagtccattcatcaagcccatacttctttaacttggtggcaagaatactgtgggagaccgtatcaaaagctttgctaaactcaaggaataagacatccactgctttccccacatccacagagccagttatctcctcatagaaggcaattaggttagtcaggcatgacttgccctcggtgaatccatgctgactgttcctgatcactttcctctcttctaagtgcttcagaattgattccttgaggacctgctccatgatttttccagggatagaggtgaggctgactggcctgtagttccccagatcctcctccttcccttttttaaagatgggcactacattagcctttttccagccatccaggacctcctcgatcgccatgagttttcaaagataatggccaatggctctgcaatcacatcagccaacaccTTTatcaccctcagatgcagtgtatCTGGCTCCAtagacttgtgctcatccagcttttctaaatagtcttgaaccacttctttctccacagagggctagccacctcctccccatactgtgctgcccacttcagcagtctgggagctgacctcattcgtgaagacagaggcaaaaaaagcattgagtacattagctttttccacatctctgtctctaggttgcctcccccattcagtaaggggtttacactttccctgaccttcttcttattgctaacatacctgtagaaacccttcttgttactcaacatcccttgctagctgcaacggcaagtgtgatttggccttcctgatttcactcctgcttgcctgagtaatatttttatactcctccctggtcatttgcccaaacttccacttcttgtaagcttcttttttgtgtttaagatcagcaaggatttcactgttaagccaagctggtcgcctgccacatttactattctttctacacaagggcggctctagacatttcgctgccccaagcacggcgtcgtgccgtggggggcgctctgccggtggctggtcccgcggctccagtggacctcttgcaggcgtgcgtgcagagggtccgctggtgctgcggcttcagtggagccgcgggaccagcggaccctccgcaggcgtggcgccgaaggctgcctgcctgctgccgcccccccggcggctggcagagcgcctcccgcagcatgcctccccaagcacgcacttggcgtgctggggcctagagccgcccctgtttttacacatcgggatggtttgttccggcaacctcaataaggattctttaaaatacagccagctctcctggactccttttcccctcatgttattctcccaggggatcctgcccatcagttccctgagggagtcaaagtctacTTTTCTGAAAtgcagggtccatattctgctgctctcctgtcttccttgtgtcaggatcctgaactcgaccatctcatggtcactgcctcccaggttcccatccacttttgcttcccctactaattcttctcggtttgtgagcagcaggtcaagaagagctctgcccctagttggttcctcaagcacttgcaccaggaaattgtcctctacatttatttgccaaaaacttcctggattgtctatgcacagttgtattgctctcccagcagatactggagtgactgaagtcccccctgagaaccagggcctgtgatctagtaacttctgttagttgccagaagaaagccttgtccacctcatccctctggtctggtggtctatagcagactcccaccacaacaacacctcacacttctaaacttactccagagactctcaggtttttctgcagtttcatactggagatctgagcagtcatactgctctctgacatacaatgcaactcccccaccttttctgccctgcctatccttcctgaacagtttatagccATCCATcactgtactccagtcatgtgagttatcccaccaagtctctgttattccaatcacatcataatttcttgactgtgccaggacttccagttctccctgcttgtttcccatgcttcttgcatttgtgtataggcacttaagagaactcgctgatcgtcctgctttctcagtatgagacaggagtcctcccctcttgcgctctcttgctcatgcttcctcctggtatcccacttccccacttacctcagggctttggtctccttcccccgatGAACCTAACCTCCTCattaggttagccagcctgcttgcgaagaagctcttccctctcttcgttaggtggagcccatctctgcctaacaatccttcttcttgcaacaccatcccatggtcaaagaatccaaagccttctgtccgacaccacctgcgtagccattcctTGACTTTCACTATTCAACGGtgtctacccaggccttttccttgcacagggaggatggacgagaacaacacttgcgcctcaaactccgttatccttcttcccagagccacgtagtctgcagtgatccgctcaaggtcattcctGGCAGCACCATTGGTGCCCGTGTACCATAGATATCGTCCTTTCATACACAAGCAGTAAAATACcctggaaggaggcagcagaCCCAGCTCTGCGGGCCCCAAATGCAGCGTGGGAGCAGAGATGCCAGTCTCAGAGCGGGGATGCTCTGCATCATGCAGACACTCAGGACTTCTCAAGGCCTGTGTTTTTAGCTAAAGTTTCACATcactgagcacaggccagaggggaaATAGCTGGGAAGGTTCTGAACAATCCCTTCTGCCGGTGAGAGCAAGGAGCTTAGGATGATGCATCACTGCACTGTGCCCCAGGCCCAGGCCAGGAACAAGATCCACACGGTGCTCTCATCTGTCTGCCAGGCTCCCATGTGGcctcccccaggcagcagctgagaGCCTGACACCAGCGCCGTCCCATTAACTGCACAGAGTGAAGCTGCAATGTGGCTGAAGGTCAGTGAGGAACAGGGAACACTTGGTCTGGGGGAATGTGTCACCCATAATTATAACTGCTCCAGAGCTGTAATAACCCAgggctctcttcccctttgacagCGTGTGATTCCTTCACCCGGCACAGCAACATGCTCCTGCTCTGTCAGCCTGACTCTGTACTGCACCCAGAGGAGCCCCTGAGAGTCCCCTCCTGAGCTCCTTGCAGAATCTCCCCATTTCACTCCTTCTCTTTTCTCTGGGCCCTCAAGTtgtctccccctctctgcccaagggcccaggctgctgctgcagctgctgctgagagcccCAGGCCCAGTGCCCCACTGAGAGCTCCTGGGGGAGCTGTTCGGTGACACCCTtgcggtgctgctgcagggaagcagtgagggagggagccagcaggggctagtgagagACAGGAGGCGGAAAAGCAGCCTTGGCACCCATCAAAACAGCTTCGTAAATGAGCAGGAATCAGACTGGGGGAGAGGACAGAGGGACAAAGATGGCTGGATTCTTTGAAGatccacccacaaaataagctccgcCCAGGTGAGTCACCAAAAGGAGACAGCATGGTCTGTTCACAGGAGATGGTGCGATGTTCAAAATGCGATGGAGTTGCTGATTGGTTCCAAATGGCTCCTGGGGCCGGACTCCCCTCATGGGGCTAGAATATACACGTGGGCTCTCTGGGCCTGGACCTTCTTTACTGGGGGGAAAATAAGAGGTGGCATCTCCCAAACATCACCCGCCTGTGGCACCGGAAGGAGGTGTCACTGGCAGTACGTGGTGCTGGGCTGTAACTCTCCCTCTCCGCTCTCACAAGGTGAATGAAATTGCTAACAATGCTGATATTTAAAGGATCATCCCCAGGCACCTGAGCCCACCCCCCACTCAGGGACTGGAGTTGTTCACACCTCTCCGAGCTGCTGTGCCCGACTCTCTGCATCCCTACATGTGGGTCAGTTttgaggttttcttcacaaccagaaCAGCTGGAGAGTCAGTTTAACacaaagtgaaagctgagatcctgGAGAACAAGGCAGTCGCAGAGAAGTGCCAGTACttcctggtttcagagtagcagccgtgttagtctgtatccgcaaaaagaacaggagtacttgtggcaccttagagactaacaaatttattttagcatgagctttcgtgagctacagctcacttcttcggatgcatagaatggaacacacagacaggagatatttatacatacagagaacatgaaaaggtggaagtacttCCTGGCTGTTTCTGAGCCCCGTCAGTGAAAGTAGACACCGGGACGTACCAGTGCTTCCTGTACCAGGCCCGGCATCCTTAACAGGGTTGGTGGCTCTGGCCtcctggaagggggggggggccttggggcagaagGGCCAAGGGGGCTCCGCTTCCCACCaatggtgagtgcagggaggggggtggttccattcctcccccgcccccaagcaaCACGGCTGGCGCCGggtcgctccgcttcccgctggcTGCAGTGAGTGCGGGTGCGCACGCAACCCCTGTTGCCGGCTGgcgccaggccccctgctaatccctcAGGctaccctgggccccacagggccaCCCaaagctggggcccagggcagcagccccttttgcccctctccccccgcccccattggcagccctgctggtagggtccggcagtgctgccatggcagcgctttaacctCGCTAGTGCGGCCGTGCTGCTGGGACCTACCGGCAGGGCCGCCGATGGGGGAGAAAATGTCGGCTGTGTGTGGGCTGGACTGGCGGCCGGCTCTTGCCAGAGCACTGCTCCGGCCCGCaccagcccactttcacctctgcaaagCACCCTGGTGGCCAGTTTTCAGAGCGGGATCGCTACTAACCGTGCTGCTCTCTGTGTGGATGTAAGAGCTGCTAGTGTGAATGTGCTCTGCCTGCACAAGGAGCTAGTGTGCACATGCAACAGCGGCTTTAATTAAAGTGGCCTCACTTTGccagcaaaactttgtagtgcagacaaagcctaagaGCTGACAATCACTAAGAGCAGGGTAGAACCTCAAGAGACTGAACGTATAGAGCTGGAGGCATTGGGAGAGAGggcagagcgagggcagggcACGCTCGGGTgagggggcagaacagggcaggaagaggtggggtgggggtggggtcttgggggaagggatggagtgggggcggggcctgtgcagagcagggcttgagcacccctggggaaacgaGGAAGCCAGCACCTGTGTTTTCTACACTCAGGCTCTGTGCTTTAGAAAGAGGAAGttttgcctctcagaggcgcACAGGGTGGGGTGTGATttgcccaggtcactgggtgggggctcgagctggttctgtgttgtatattgaacccagcccttcttGCTGCCCGCTCCACCTGGCAGACGGGTTGCAGGTGCACAAAGAGCCATCAGCCCTGTTCTCTCTATCAGGCATTGAAACTTGCAGTGTTGGGGCAAAAATGTCTGGATCTTTTCCCATTAGACACAACCCCCAGTGCTCACCcccctgaaaaccaggcccctttcgtttaggtgcctaaccttaGGCAGCCAAGTGTGAAAGATTGTCCTTGGATTGATGGGGGATAAACCTGGGGTCCTTAAGGGGTTTAATTAAGCAAAGTCAACAGCAtttcctaccttgtactcctgggcagcctcctccacGGGAACCACCGTGTGAGACTTGTGGTCCCGGGATTTCTCACACACCACGCAAATGGTTTCTCCATCCTCCTCACAGAATCGTTTGAGACGTTCCTCGTATCTCTCACACAGATCCTCCTTTTGCCCTTTTCCTGGTTTCAATCCCAGTTGTTTGAGCTTTTGTACGATGTTGTTCAGCTGGGTGTTGGGCCTGAACTCCCCTTTCTGGAACTGGGCTCTGCACTGGGGACAGGTCAGGGGTGTCCCTGCTCCCTTTTCCGCACAGTACTGGCTGAGGCAGGCtcggcagaagttgtgcccaCACGCGATAGTCACCGGCTCTGTCAGATACCCCAGGCAGATGGAGCAAATAGCTTCATCTTCTATGTCCCTTGCTGTAGCTGGAGAGGCCATGGCGGCTGGGTGGGTCTCTGTTCTCTCTGCCCTTtgcaggcagccagcagcccAACCAACCACACCCACAGGCAACCGGAAAGCAAAAGGGAAAAATATCAAGGGCAAGCAGCCTTTTAAAGCTTCTTTTAGCAGCTTGTGCAACCGGGAGCCAATCACGTGCTCCGGCAGGATattccacccaaaaaaaaaaaaaaaggcagaagccACAGCCCAGAAAAGCCTCCAAACAAGCAACTTTAAGAAACGAATAGGCAGAGGGGATAAAAGTTATCACAGTGGGGTGAGCCATCTGC
The sequence above is a segment of the Mauremys mutica isolate MM-2020 ecotype Southern chromosome 12, ASM2049712v1, whole genome shotgun sequence genome. Coding sequences within it:
- the LOC123346683 gene encoding E3 ubiquitin-protein ligase TRIM39-like, whose protein sequence is MASPATARDIEDEAICSICLGYLTEPVTIACGHNFCRACLSQYCAEKGAGTPLTCPQCRAQFQKGEFRPNTQLNNIVQKLKQLGLKPGKGQKEDLCERYEERLKRFCEEDGETICVVCEKSRDHKSHTVVPVEEAAQEYKEKLQGALGPLRKELEEALALTSKEKEKTTEWQRTVMNKREMIAGEFNKLHTLLREEEQLLLQSLEEEERETLQRLQENVTKLSQQSSSLQQLITELEEKCQQPVVELLKDVKSTLSRSENVKLQKPKAVSIGLRNMYKISLDMRKALKRFRVTLDPDTANPELVLSEDRKSVRHVDNRQDLPNNPERFDPCVCVLGAEGFAGGRRYWEVEVGDKTDWVLGVCKESVSRKEKVRGTPKDGYWAVWLRDGGYKACTSPRTSLPVSVRPSRVGIFLHYEAGEVSFYNVTDRSHLFTFTDTFSGKLRPYFYPGFNAGGTNAAPLIICPVPAQAGGNLCP